The Streptomyces sp. NBC_01439 genome contains the following window.
ATGTAGCTCAAGGCCGTGCAGCCGCACGGCCGCAGTGTCTTGCATCGCCGAGACCGTCGGGCGGTGCGGATAGGATCGTAGGTATGGGAATTGACTGGGAAAACATACTCGGCGCAAGCGGGAACGGCCTCGACGAGGCATACGACAGTGCGGTCTCCTCGGTCGTCTATAGCGAGGACCCGGGGGACGACGATCGGACACTCCCAATCGGCGAAGAGTTCGACGACACGGATGGCCTGCGCTGACCTGAGGTCACACACAGCAACTGCCCGATGAGCCGGGGTTCTTGTTGGGCTTGGTCCGCTTTGACGGGCATTGGGGATCAGAGGCTTCTGCCCCGGAGCGAACCGGTGGTCAAGCGTGACATCGGCAACCTCGCCTCGCCGTCCGGATGAGCGCGCCACGGGTAGCGATCAGAGATGTAGTCAATCCAACGGATGAGGAGACGGCCACCTGGGCCTGCGTACCCGGAGCGCAGCCCCGGTCTCCCAGGACTGGGCCCATGCGTTCGGCTCGCTATTCGTGACCTCGGCAGCCGATGGGCCTTGCCCTCGCGGTCAGTTCTTCCTCGGCTGTGCCCTCGGTGCGTACTGTAGTGACATCGTGCACCCGGCCTGGGCGGATCGCCCCGGGCCACCGCTCCCGACCCTGCTCCTCGCTCGTGGAGGGCGAGACTCCGAACGGCGCCGCGAGCACCCCGTGCGACAGCGCCCAGCGCAACACCACCAAGATCACCAGCACCCGGTCCACGAAGACCAGTTGGTGATCCGGACCAGCCCCGGCCGCCCGCAATCGGCCATGGCCACGCCGTTCGGTCAGCTCAGACTCTCGGGCTGCGGTCCACGGCCCGGCCAACTCTCGGACACCAGGGCGGCTGCCGGAGCCTGACCACCGACGCCCCGATGCGACGTCGCGAGGATCGCAGGGCGCATGGATCCGGTGCAGTTCCATCAGCCCAAACCCTCTGCCGAGAAGTTCCCCGCCGATGGCTGTGCCCACGCCTCGGCGGGTGCTCGTGCGTTGCGCCGCCTTGACCATGTCGACCCGGGTGGCCTTCTACCGTTCAACCGGGAGCCGTTGGTACTCCGCCGCGCGCCGGGGTGTGTTGGGCTCCTCCATGAGTCGTCGGATCGCCGTGTTGATCCGCGCGGCAGCAGGGCGCAGCCGACCGTGAGGTGCCTGGCGGGCGAGGGCATGGATGAATCGCACGGGCCCGCACCGACAACGGCCACCGAGCTCCGCCCTCGATGGCGCAACTCGGCCGACTCCTCGGCGGGGTGGTTCCGGCGAGGGCGTGGACGGGCTCGCAGAGACGGCGCGGAGCGTGGGGTATGAGTTCCAGGCCAAGCAGTTCGAGCGGGCCGGCTACACGGTGACCTTCCCGTGGCCTCCCCAGGGCACTCGGGAGCGGGGAGTGATGATCGTGTCCCGCCTCGCGCGATGATGTGACGCATGGATGCTGCTGAAGACCCTGTAGCCATGGTTGCGTGTCTGCAGGAGGAACATCGGAACGAGCCGTGGAACCCCAGGTGGAACGACCTTGAGGTGATGGGCGTCGATCTGGTGTCGCTCGACACCAGGCTGGAGGGCTGCACGTACACGTGGGTCGCCAACGACGGTTCCCTCCACGAGAAGGGGATGGCCACTGTGAGGCTCATCCTCAACCAGCTTGAGAAGGTCCTTCCCGAGCTCGCTGAGGATGACAACCCTCAGGTCTGGCATCGGTTGCAACGGATGGCTCAGCTCATCGTGGCCCACAACATCCGACCGACAGAGGAGAGTTCCTAGGAGCTGTCGTCGGTCACGGACGGAGCCAGATGACGAGGCTCGCTGCCGTGACCGTGCCGAGGAAGACGTAGGCCTTGTCCGCGGCGAGGCTGTCCGGCTTCTTACGGGGCCTACCCGTCCCGAGCCGAGGTGCGCGGATCTTCTCCAGCACCGGTTTGAACTGGGTGCAGTCCGCTCGCTGCCCTGGTGTGACGATCAGGGACAGCGGACGGCCGCGGCCATCCGCGCTCAGGTGGAGCTTGGTCGTGAACCCGCCGCGCGAGCGGCCCAGGCACTACTAGCCGTTGGACCACCTTCCGAGCCCGGGTGGCCACCGTGACCGTGGAAACCGCCACGGGGCCCCTGGAGGCCCTCGGGGCGTACGTGCCGTCCCGCGGGAGCAGACGGAGGCGCACGTCGTACGGAAGGGCCCGCACGGCTTGCCGTGCGGGCCCTTCCGTGTCATCCCTCGACTTGCGGACGCGCACGCCGTCGGGGGAGTGCGTCCTGCCTCCCAGGTGGGAGACGAGAGGGGGATGATCATGGCGTGGTGATGCGGTCAGGCGCTGGGAAATGCTGGATGGTGCTCCATGCGCGGCCCGGGATCAGGACCCGGACTCACCCGCGTGCGGGCTCAGCACGTCCGTGCCGATCAGCACGAACAGCACGATGCCCAGGAGGATCCGGTAGATCACGAAGGGCATGAAGCTCTTGGTCGAGATGAACTTCATGAACCAGGCGATCACGGCGTAGCCCACGAAGAAGGCGATCACCGTCGCGAAGATCGTCGGACCCCAGGAGATGTGACCCGGGTTCTCCGCCACGTCCTTGATCTCGAACGCCCCCGAGGCCAGCACGGCCGGGATCGCGAGGAGGAAGGAGTAACGGGCGGCGGCCTCGCGGGTGAAGCCGAGCAGCAGACCGCCGGAGATCGTCGCGCCGGACCGGGAAACGCCCGGGATCAGGGCCATCGCCTGGCAGACGCCGAAGATCAGACCGTCCTTGACGCCCAGCTGCTGGAGCGTCTTGCGCTCGCGGATGGCGCGGTGGCGGCCGCCCTCCTCGTCGCGGGCGGCCAGTCGGTCGGCGACGCCGAGCACGATGCCCATCAGGATCAGGGTGGTGGCCGTCAGGCGCAGGTCACGCGCCGGGCCCACGATCGCGTCCTTGAAGACGAGGCCGAGGACGCCGATCGGGAGCGAGCCGACGATCACCAGCCAGCCCATCTTGGCGTCCTGTTCGGAGCGCAGGGCCTTCGTGTAGAGCGAGCGGAACCAGGTGGAGACGATCCGCGCGATGTCCTTGCGGAAGTAGATCAGCACGGCGGCTTCGGTGCCGATCTGGGTGATGGCGGTGAAGGCCGCTCCTGGGTCGTGCCAGCCGGCGAACGCCGCGGTCAGCCGCAGGTGGGCGCTGGAGGAGATCGGGAGGAACTCCGTAAGCCCCTGGACGAGACCGAGGATTAGGGATTCGAACCAGCTCATGTCGGGGTGCGCTCGTCCTTGTGATCGTCGGGCAGTTCCGTCCGATGCTATGGCCCGTGCGAAGCGCCACTGACCACAGGGGGGTGCTCGGGCGTCGGCTCGGGCACCGGAGCCGGCGTCCGAGGGGGTACCAGGCGGTGCCGCTTGCGCCATCCGACGACCGCGCCGCCCACCACGGTGACCACGATGAAACCGAAGGAGACGAGGAACGCGGGCGATCCGGGGGAGGCGGCGCTGGCCCCCGCGACCACGTACGCGGCCGTGTTCGGGACGACACCGATCGCCGTGGCGAGGAGGAAGGGGACCCAGCCGCACCGCGACACCGCGGCGCAGTAGTTGGCCACCTGGAAGGGCAGTCCGGGGAAGATCCGGACGGCGAGCATCGAGCGGAAACCGTGCCGGCTGAGCTGGCCGTCGGCCGCCTGGAGCCAGCGCCCGCGCAGGAACGGTCGCAAAGCCTCCTGGCCCAGGATCCGGGCCAGACCGAAGGAGATCGCGCCGCCGAGGACCGTGCCGCCGACCGCCGCGACAAGGCCGAACTGGGTGCCGAAGACGGCTCCCGCGGCCAGATTGAGCAGGGGGCGCGGCACGAAGGCAGCGGTGCACACACCGTACGCGGCTGCGAACAGCAGGACCGCCGTGCCCACCGGGAGCCCCGGGGGCCAGCCCTCCGAGAGGATGCGCTGGGGTTCGTACAGCAGCACGCACACGCCGGCCGCGACGAGCAGCACGACGAGCACCGCCAGCCGGGTCCGCGGCGCGAGGAGGAGGGACATCCCGGGAGACTAGCCCACGTATACGGCGGTGCGCCGTAATCTGGGCCTCATGCTGTCGAACGACCGGCGACCCCCGCGGGTTCCCCGCAGCGCCCTCGCGGACACCCTGGTGGAGCGACTGACCGGGGCGTACGCGGCGGCCGCCGATCCCGTGCGGGCCCGGTCCATGGCCGCGTACATGAAGGACGTCGCGCCCTTCCTCGGCATCCCCACCCCGCTGCGCCGGGACCTGTCGAAGACCGTGACCAAGGACACTCCACGACCCTCCGAGGCGGACTGTGCGGCGCTCGCGCTGCGCTGCTGGCAGCTCCCGGAACGCGAGTACCACTACTTCGCGGTGGACTACCTGCGCCGCCACGTCTCCCGCTGCTCCGCCGGCTTCCTGCAGGTGGCCCGGCACCTGGTCGTCACCGTCCCCTGGTGGGACACCGTCGACCTGCTGGCCGCGCACACGGTCGGCCCCCTGGTGGCCGCCGACCCGGAACTCGCGGACGTGATGGACGAGTGGATCGAGGACGACGACCTCTGGCTCGCCCGCACCGCGCTGCTCCACCAGCTCCGCTTCAAGTCCGCCACCGACACCGGACGGCTCTTCGCCTACTGCCGCCGCCGGGCCGACCACCCGGACTTCTTCGTGCGCAAGGCCATCGGCTGGGCCCTGCGCGAGTACGCGAAGACGGACCCCGAAGCGGTCCGCGCCTTCGTCGAGGCCGAACGCGGCTCCCTGGCCCCCCTGTCCGTGCGAGAGGCGCTCAAGAACATCTGACCGCGCCGTAATTCGTTCGACGCGCCCCGGACCGTCCGGCAGGATCAGGGGCATGAACCGGTACGCCTTCCTCGCAGTGCGGTCCGCAGTCGCGGACGCGCCGAAGGCTGCCGTCAACGCGGGCGCACCGGCAGGCGCACCCGCCCACGCACCCGTCCTCGCCGCGTTCGACGGCGCACGAAGCTGACCCTTCCCGGATCGTCCGGCGGACCCCACAGGGGGAGGGTCGGCTCGACCTCGGGGTCCCGTTCCAGCTTCCAGACACGGGAATCAACCATGGCCAAGACGGCCTTCGTGCGCACCAAGCCGCACCTCAACATCGGCACCATGGGTCACGTCGACCACGGCAAGACCACCCTCACCGCCGCCATTACCAAGGTCCTCGCCGAGCACGGCGGCGCCTCCTTCGTGCCCTTCGACCGCATCGACCGGGCCCCCGAGGAGTCCCGGCGCGGCATCACCATCAACCTCACGCACGTCGAGTACGAGACGGAGACCCGGCACTACGCCCACGTGGACATGCCCGGTCACGCCGACTACATCAAGAACATGGTCACGGGCGCCGCCCAACTCGACGGCGCGATCCTCGTCGTCTCCGCGCTCGACGGGGTCATGCCACAAACCGCCGAGCACGTGCTCCTCGCCCGGCAGGTCGGCGTCGACCACATCGTCGTGGCGCTCAACAAGGCCGACGCCGGCGACCCCGAGCTGACCGACCTGGTCGAGCTGGAGGTCCGCGAGCTGCTCACCGCGCACGGATACGGCGGTGACGGCGCGCCGGTCGTACGGGTCTCCGGACTCGGGGCGCTGGAGGGCGACCCGCGGTGGACGGAGGCGATCCAGGCGCTGCTGGACGCGGTGGACACCTACGTACCGACCCCGGTGCGCTACACGGACGCGCCGTTCCTGCTGCCGGTGGAGAACGTGCTGACCATCACCGGACGCGGGACCGTCGTGACCGGCGCCGTCGAGCGCGGCACCGTACGCCTCGGGGACCGCGTGGCGGTCCTCGGCGGCGACGGCGAGCCGGCCGAGACGGTCGTCACCGGGCTGGAGACCTTCGGGAAGCCGATGGAGTCCGCCGAAGCCGGGGACAACGTCGCGCTGCTGCTGCGCGGCGTGCCGCGCGACGGCGTGCGCCGCGGGCACGTGGTGGCCGCGCCCGGCAGCGTGACGCCGCAGCGCCGCTTCACCGCTCAGGTGTACGTGCTCTCCGGGCGCGAGGGCGGCCGTACCACACCGGTCGCCAGCGGCTACCGGCCGCAGTTCTACATCCGCACCGCCGACGTGGTGGGGGACGTGGACCTGGGGGAGGTCGCCGTGGCCCGGCCCGGGGAGACGGTCACCATGACCGTCGAGCTCGGCCGTGACGTCCCGCTGGAGTCCGGGCTCGGCTTCGCGATCCGAGAGGGCGGGCGGACCGTGGGCGCGGGGACGGTGACGGCCGTACTGGGCTGAACGCCCGATCGGCACCCCACTGTGGTGGCGGCAGGACGGCTCGGCCAGACTGCCGTCACCACAGGCATGCGCGAAGGGGCGGGCGGAGATGGGCGGCGACACGGCACTGGTGCTCGGCGGCGGCGGACTGACCGGCGTCGGCTGGGAGTGCGGAATGCTCCACGGGCTCGCCCGCGCGGGCGTGGACCTGACCACCGCGGACCTGGTGGTCGGCACTTCCGCCGGCTCGGTGGTCGGTGCCCAGCTCACCTCCGGACTGCTCAGCGTGCAGGAGCTGTACGAGCGCCAGCTGGGCGACGCCTCGGCGGAACCCGTGGCGAAGCTGGGGGCGGCCGTCATCGCCCGGTACGCCCTGGCGATGGCGCGCTCACGCAGCGACGCCGCCGCCTACCGCAGGCGGGTGGGAGCCATGGCCCTGGCCGCGGACACCGGCTCGGAGGCGGAACGCCGCAAGGTCCTGGCCGCCCGGCTGGTCTCCCACGAATGGCCCGAGCGGCGGCTGGTGGTCACCGCGGTGGACGCGCTCACCGGTGAGCTCGAGGCGTTCGAGCGGGGCAGCGGCTGCGGGCTGCTCGACGCGGTCTCGGCGAGCTGCGCGGTACCGGGGGTGTGGCCGCCGGTGACGGTCGCGGGTCGTCGCTTCATCGACGGCGGGATCCGCTCCGCCACCAATGCCGACCTCGCCGCCGGTTACGACCGGGTGGCGATCCTCGCCCCGATCTCGCTCGGTTCCGCACTGGTGCCCTCGCCGTCCGTGCAGGCCGACCGTCTGCGGGCGGCGGGGGCGCGGGTCCTGCTGATCACCCCGTCGCCGGCGGCCCGCAAGGCCTTCGGGCGCAACGTGCTGGATCCGGCGCGGCGGGACCCGGCGGCCCGGGCGGGCCTGGCACAGGCCGAGGAGCACGCGGCGGAGGCGGCGGCGGTCTGGTCGGTCGGGGCTGCCTGACGGCTGTTCGAAACCCGTCCGACCGCTGTCGGACAATGGAGCGGTGAGCGACGAACAGATCCCGGTCGTCCGGGACGTGGGCCAGGGCACCGCCAAACTGATGCCGGACGTGGACCGGGACCGGGCCTGGCTGCTGACCGTCGACGGGGCCCCGCAGTCGTACGTGGACCTGGACGATCCGCAGCACCTGGAGTTCGAGTACGTGCGCCGCCTCGCGCACGTACTGGACTGCGCCGCCGAGCCGGGGCTCGCGCTGGACCTCCTGCACCTCGGCGGCGGCGCGCTCACCCTGCCGCGCTATGCCGCGGCCACCCGGGCCGGCTCCCGGCAGACGGTCGTCGAGTTCGATGCGGGCCTGGTCGACCTGGTGGCCGGGCACCTGCCGCTCGCGGTGGACTCCGGGGTCACCGTGCACACCGCCGACGCCCGCGCCTGGCTGGAGGCCGCGCCCGCGGCGAGCGCGGACGTGGTGGTGGCCGATGTGTTCGGCGGCTCGCGGGTGCCGGCGCAGCTGACGTCGGTGGAGTACGCCCGGGCGGCCGCGCGGGTGCTGCGGCCCGGCGGGTTGTACGCGGCGAACCTGGCCGACGGCGCGCCCTTCGACTTCCTGCGGGCGCAGGTGGCCAACTTCTCCGAGGCGTTCACGGAGCTGGCGCTGCTCGCCGAACCGGCGGTGCTGCGGGGGAGGCGGTTCGGGAACGCCGTACTGCTGGCCTCCGACGCTCCGCTGGAGGTGGGGGCGCTGGCCCGGAGGTGCGCGGCCGACGCGTTTCCCGCCAGGGTGGAGTACGGGGACGGTCTGGCCCGGTTCAGGAAGGGTGCGGCGCCGGTGGCCGACGCGGACGCGGCCCCTTCCCCGGCGCCGCCGGAGGGTGCGTTCAGCCTGGGGTGAGCGGCCGGGGTCAACGGTGCGCCAGTGGCCGACGGCGCGTCAGTGGCCGACGGCGCGTCAGTGGCCGACGGCGCCGGCGGGCGTCTGCTCGGCCGGGGCCGCGGCCGTAGGGGCCGAGGCCGCTCCGGCGACGGGTTTGCCGTGTGCCCTGCGCGTCATGCGGCGGACGTCGGGGACCAGCAGGACGAGCGCGGTGGGCACGATGACCAGGACCGCGCAGCCCCACAGGGCCTGGGTGCGCCCGAAGGCCGCTTCGGCGGGCCCGGCCAGGGCGGTGGCGACGGGAAGCATCGACACCGAGCCGAACCAGTCGTAGGCGGTGACCCGGGAGAACTTCTCCTCCGGGATCTCCTGGTGCATCGCGGTCATCCAGTTCACGCCGAAGACCTCGATCGCGGCGCCGCTGACGAACATCACCGCGCACAGCCCCCATACGGGCAGCGGCACGGCGAGTCCCGCCGAAGGCAGTGCCAGCGGGAACACGCACAGGGTGCCGACGAGCAGCAGCCGGCGCGGTTTCCACGCCATCATCAGGACCGCTCCGGCGATGGTGCCGACGCCGAAGAAGGCCAGGGCCACGCCCCAGGGTGCGGGCCCGCCCAGTTGCTCCCGGGCGACCAGTGGTCCGTAGACCGCGTCGGCGGCGCCGACGACGGCCACCACGACGGAGAACTGGAGCACGATGCTCCACAGCCAGGGGCGGCTGCGGACCTCCACCCAGCCCTCGCGCAGATCGGACAGCAGGCCGCCGCCGGGGACCCGGGCGGGCACGTGGCTGACGTCGAGGAAGGCCCGGAGGGCGCCGGCGACGGCGAAGGCCGCCGCGTCGGCGGCCAGGACCCAGCCCGGGCCCACCACGGCGATCATCGCTCCGCCGAGGGCCGCGCCGCCGATGCCGGCGCCGTTCATCGCCATGCGGAAGAGCGCGAAGGCCCGGTTGGAGTGTTCGCCGGAGACGGTGGAGAGCAGCATGCCCTCGGCCGCGGGATTGAAGAAGGCCGTACCGGTGCCGCACAGCGCGGTGAGCAGCATCATCTGCCACAGCTGGGGTTCGCCCGTGAGGACGAGGACGGCGAAGGCGGCCTGCGAGAGGCAGTTCACGACATTGGCCGCGACCATCACCCGGTGGCGGGGCAGCCGGTCGGCGAGGGCGCCGCCGATGAGCAGGAAGAGGACGAGCGGCAGCGTGCGGGCGGCCGCGATCAGGCCCACGTCGCCGACGGACCCGCCGGCGTCCATGACCGCGAAGGCGGCCGCGATGTGCGCTCCGTGGCTCCCCAGGTTCGTGATGATCGCCGCACCCGTGAGCAGGCTGTAGTTGCGGCCGGCCCAGTCGGGTCGGCGGCGGTTCGCGGGCGTACGGGGTGCTGCGGTGCGGGGAGAGCTCACCCAGGGACTATCCCCGCCCCGGGCCGAGAATCCAAACGGATTGCCGGCTCGGGGCGGGACGCGGGATCACGGGGTGGTGAGCCGGATGGAGCTGAGGACCTTGTCGGAGATCTCGGTCGGAACCTCGTCCTTCACGCCGGCCGCGGTGATGAGTACGAAGCTGGCGAAGTCACCGACGGCGTTCTTGAAGCCGAAGCCGACCGCCTTGCCGTCGGTGGAGCACTTGTGCTCCTTCTTCAGGTTCGGAGCGGTCGCCACCACCGTGTGGCCCTTGATCCCGGAGGCGGTCGTGAACTCCTTGGCGGCCTCCACCTTCACCGTCCCCTTGGGCTCCTTCTGGGCGAAGGCCGCCCAGACCCAGGCGCCGGTGTTGTCGGTCGCCACCTGCGCGGTGTCCTTGGCGCCCTGGCCGCCCTTGACGCCGGTGTCCGCGACCGAGAACTTCTCGACCCTGCCGTCCGCGTCCTTGTCGACCGTGCACCACTCCTCCTTGAGGGTGGCGGTGCCGGTCATCGTGATGATCGGACTGCCATCCTTCTTCACCTCGTCGGAGATGGAGAGGATCCCGCCGGATTCGTGGACGTTCCACTCGGGGGGCACGTCGTAGCTGACGTTGTACTTCGTGTTGACCACGACCTTCCAGCCCGGGATGACGGGCTGGGCGTTGCCGCCGGCCCGCGGGTTCGGGCTGCTGCCGGCCGGGGCGGGTGACTCGGAGGCCGGCGCCGAGGGGCTGGCCGCCGGCTTGCCGTCGGCCTCGGTCTTCTTGTCGTCTCGGGTCAGCACGAACGCGCCGGTCGCGGCGGCCACCACGACGACGGCGGCCGCGGCGACGATCGCCACGGTCTTGGTCGAGTACGAACTACCGCCGCCGCCGGCTGCGGCGGTGGGCTGGGGCTGCTGGGGCATCTGGGGCGGGCCCCATTGCTGGCCGGGAACGCCCTGGGGCTGCTGGTACCCCGGCTGCTGCGGGTATCCGTAACCGGGCTGCTGCTGGTACGGGTTCGGCTGTCCCGGCTGTCCCGGCTGCTGCTGGTACGGGTTCTGTTGCGCGTCCTGAGGGTTCTGTTCGCCCCCGGGCGGCTGCTGCTGTCCTGGCCACATGGCCGGTAACGATAGTGGCCGTGGCCGTGGGGAGCCACGGCCGCCCCCTTGCGAGCCCTGGTCAACGAGGACTACTCGCGGGTAACATCGCGTTCCATGAGCGCAGATCAGATGAACGTGGGCGAACTGCTCGCCGCGACCGTACCGATGGCCCGGACCCTGAACCTCCAGTTCCTGGAGACCACCCCCGAGCGCGCGGTCGTCCGGCTCCCGGACCAGCCCGACTACCACAACCACGTCGGTGGCCCGCACGCCGGCGCGATGTTCACCCTCGCCGAGTCCGCGAGCGGCGCGATCGTCCTGGCCGCCTTCGGCGACCAGCTCTCGCGCGCCGTCCCGCTCGCCGTGAAGGCCGAGATCGGCTACAAGAAGCTCGCCAAGGGCGTCGTGACCGCCACCGCCACCCTCGGCCGCCCGGCCGCGGATGTCATCGCCGAACTCGACGCCGGAGGCCGCCCCGAGTTCCCCGTGACCATCGCCATCCAGCGCGAGGACGAGGCCGTGACCGGCGAAATGACGGTCGTCTGGACCTTGCGTCCCAACGCGTGACGACCGGCGGACGCCAACCCCTGCGGCCACGGGCCGGCACCTTCTAGGGTCCGTCGCACGACGACGGACGGAACGCCCGTGGCGAAGGTCGACATCGGCCTCGACGCCGAGCTCGTGGTGGAGGTGACGGTGCTCGCCGGAGTCGGCTCGACTCAGGACCCGGTGGAGGCCCTCGTACGGCACCACGACGCGCGCGGCCACCGCACCGGGGCACGGGTGCGGCGCCGGGACGAGACCCTGCGCGGCACCGACGGCGCACCGCCACTGCCGGAGGGCTGAACCTCGGCGCCGCGATGGCGCGTCCCGACCGACCCGGCGGGCGCGCGACGCACAGTGGGCGCGGGAGCGGTCCGGCGCGGGCCGCTCCCGCCGACCCACGCCGCAGGGAGCGCCCATGAGCGAGGCCGTGTCAAGACGTTCCGCGATGCGACTGCTCGCGGCGGCGGGCACGGCGGGCACGGCCATCGGAGCGGGCGCCTGTGCGCCCGGGGTGCCGCCGGGCGCGGGAGCCCGTAAGGCGCCGCCCGCCGCACCGGCCGCCGCCGAGGCCACGGGCGCCGCGCGCATCGACGCCCTGCTGCAGCGGCTCACGCTCGACGAGAAGACCGCCCTGCTGCACGGCGCCCCCGATCCCGCCCCCCTCGGCCAGGCGGGTTACGTGCCCGGCGTACCGCGCCTGGGCATCCCGGCGCTGCGCCTCGCCGACGGGCCCGCCGGGGTACGGGTCGCCAGACCCGCCACCGCGTTGCCCGCGCCGGTCCTGCTCGCCTCCGCCTTCGACCCGGCCCTGGCCCGCGAGTACGGCCGTGTCATCGGCCGCGAGGGCCGCGCGCTCGGCCAGGACGTCCTGCTGTCGCCCATGGTCAACCTCATCCGCACCCCGTACGCGGGCCGGAACTTCGAGACCTTCGCCGAGGACCCGCACCTGACCGCCGACCTGGTGGCCGAGATGATCCGCGGCATCCAGGACGAGGGCCTCATCGCCACCGTCAAGCACTTCGCCCTCAACAACCAGGAGCACGGCCGCGACACCGTCGACGCGATCGCCACCGAGCAGACCCTCCACGAGACCGAGCTACGGGGCTTCGAAGCCGCCGTGGCGGCCGGCGCGGGCGCCGTCATGGGCGCCTATAACAAGGTCAACGGCGTCCACGCCTGCGAGAGCAAGGCGCTGCTCGACGAACTGTTGCGCGGCAGCTGGGGGTTCGACGGCTGGGTGATGTCCGACTGGGACGCCACCCACAGCACGGTCGCCGCCATCGGCGCCGGACTCGACATGGAGATGCCCGGCGGCACCCACTTCGGCGGACCGCTGCGCGAGGCGGTGCGCGGCGGCTCCGTACCGGAGGCCGCCGTCGACCTCGCCGTCCACCGGATCCTGACCACCATGGACCGCTTCGGACTGCTCACGGCCCCGCCCGCCGCCCGGCCCTCGCGCGACGCCGCCGCCGGAGCGCGCACCGCCCGCAAGGTGGCCACCGCCGGAGCGGTGCTCCTGCGCAACGAACACGGCACCCTGCCCCTGAGCGGAGCCGCCGCCCGCTCGATCGCGGTGATCGGACCGACCGGCCGGGTGCCCTTCGTCAGCGGTGGTGGCAGCGCCCACGTGGTCCCCGACGGGGCGGCCGCCCCGCTCACCGCCATCCGGCGACGGGCCGGCGACGGCTCGACCGTCCGCTACGCCCTCGGCGAGGACCTGTACGGGCGGCGGCTCCCCGCGAAGCTGCTGACCCCGGCCGCCGACCTGGAGGAGCGGGTCGTGGACCCCGGGCGCGTCTGGAGCCACGAGGGAGAGTTCCGCCTCGAGGCCGACGACGAGTGGACCCTGCTCGTCCACTACACCGGGAAGCGGCCCGTCGTACGCCTCGACGGGGAGGAACTGTTCCCCGTCCGGCAGGGCGTGGCCGAGTACTTCGCCGGCGGACTGCTCGGCTCCGCACCCGACG
Protein-coding sequences here:
- a CDS encoding transposase codes for the protein MGRSRGGFTTKLHLSADGRGRPLSLIVTPGQRADCTQFKPVLEKIRAPRLGTGRPRKKPDSLAADKAYVFLGTVTAASLVIWLRP
- a CDS encoding undecaprenyl-diphosphate phosphatase encodes the protein MSWFESLILGLVQGLTEFLPISSSAHLRLTAAFAGWHDPGAAFTAITQIGTEAAVLIYFRKDIARIVSTWFRSLYTKALRSEQDAKMGWLVIVGSLPIGVLGLVFKDAIVGPARDLRLTATTLILMGIVLGVADRLAARDEEGGRHRAIRERKTLQQLGVKDGLIFGVCQAMALIPGVSRSGATISGGLLLGFTREAAARYSFLLAIPAVLASGAFEIKDVAENPGHISWGPTIFATVIAFFVGYAVIAWFMKFISTKSFMPFVIYRILLGIVLFVLIGTDVLSPHAGESGS
- a CDS encoding TVP38/TMEM64 family protein; its protein translation is MSLLLAPRTRLAVLVVLLVAAGVCVLLYEPQRILSEGWPPGLPVGTAVLLFAAAYGVCTAAFVPRPLLNLAAGAVFGTQFGLVAAVGGTVLGGAISFGLARILGQEALRPFLRGRWLQAADGQLSRHGFRSMLAVRIFPGLPFQVANYCAAVSRCGWVPFLLATAIGVVPNTAAYVVAGASAASPGSPAFLVSFGFIVVTVVGGAVVGWRKRHRLVPPRTPAPVPEPTPEHPPVVSGASHGP
- a CDS encoding DNA alkylation repair protein, translated to MLSNDRRPPRVPRSALADTLVERLTGAYAAAADPVRARSMAAYMKDVAPFLGIPTPLRRDLSKTVTKDTPRPSEADCAALALRCWQLPEREYHYFAVDYLRRHVSRCSAGFLQVARHLVVTVPWWDTVDLLAAHTVGPLVAADPELADVMDEWIEDDDLWLARTALLHQLRFKSATDTGRLFAYCRRRADHPDFFVRKAIGWALREYAKTDPEAVRAFVEAERGSLAPLSVREALKNI
- the tuf gene encoding elongation factor Tu, whose product is MAKTAFVRTKPHLNIGTMGHVDHGKTTLTAAITKVLAEHGGASFVPFDRIDRAPEESRRGITINLTHVEYETETRHYAHVDMPGHADYIKNMVTGAAQLDGAILVVSALDGVMPQTAEHVLLARQVGVDHIVVALNKADAGDPELTDLVELEVRELLTAHGYGGDGAPVVRVSGLGALEGDPRWTEAIQALLDAVDTYVPTPVRYTDAPFLLPVENVLTITGRGTVVTGAVERGTVRLGDRVAVLGGDGEPAETVVTGLETFGKPMESAEAGDNVALLLRGVPRDGVRRGHVVAAPGSVTPQRRFTAQVYVLSGREGGRTTPVASGYRPQFYIRTADVVGDVDLGEVAVARPGETVTMTVELGRDVPLESGLGFAIREGGRTVGAGTVTAVLG
- a CDS encoding patatin-like phospholipase family protein, encoding MGGDTALVLGGGGLTGVGWECGMLHGLARAGVDLTTADLVVGTSAGSVVGAQLTSGLLSVQELYERQLGDASAEPVAKLGAAVIARYALAMARSRSDAAAYRRRVGAMALAADTGSEAERRKVLAARLVSHEWPERRLVVTAVDALTGELEAFERGSGCGLLDAVSASCAVPGVWPPVTVAGRRFIDGGIRSATNADLAAGYDRVAILAPISLGSALVPSPSVQADRLRAAGARVLLITPSPAARKAFGRNVLDPARRDPAARAGLAQAEEHAAEAAAVWSVGAA
- a CDS encoding spermidine synthase, which encodes MPDVDRDRAWLLTVDGAPQSYVDLDDPQHLEFEYVRRLAHVLDCAAEPGLALDLLHLGGGALTLPRYAAATRAGSRQTVVEFDAGLVDLVAGHLPLAVDSGVTVHTADARAWLEAAPAASADVVVADVFGGSRVPAQLTSVEYARAAARVLRPGGLYAANLADGAPFDFLRAQVANFSEAFTELALLAEPAVLRGRRFGNAVLLASDAPLEVGALARRCAADAFPARVEYGDGLARFRKGAAPVADADAAPSPAPPEGAFSLG
- a CDS encoding MFS transporter, encoding MSSPRTAAPRTPANRRRPDWAGRNYSLLTGAAIITNLGSHGAHIAAAFAVMDAGGSVGDVGLIAAARTLPLVLFLLIGGALADRLPRHRVMVAANVVNCLSQAAFAVLVLTGEPQLWQMMLLTALCGTGTAFFNPAAEGMLLSTVSGEHSNRAFALFRMAMNGAGIGGAALGGAMIAVVGPGWVLAADAAAFAVAGALRAFLDVSHVPARVPGGGLLSDLREGWVEVRSRPWLWSIVLQFSVVVAVVGAADAVYGPLVAREQLGGPAPWGVALAFFGVGTIAGAVLMMAWKPRRLLLVGTLCVFPLALPSAGLAVPLPVWGLCAVMFVSGAAIEVFGVNWMTAMHQEIPEEKFSRVTAYDWFGSVSMLPVATALAGPAEAAFGRTQALWGCAVLVIVPTALVLLVPDVRRMTRRAHGKPVAGAASAPTAAAPAEQTPAGAVGH
- a CDS encoding DUF4442 domain-containing protein, translating into MSADQMNVGELLAATVPMARTLNLQFLETTPERAVVRLPDQPDYHNHVGGPHAGAMFTLAESASGAIVLAAFGDQLSRAVPLAVKAEIGYKKLAKGVVTATATLGRPAADVIAELDAGGRPEFPVTIAIQREDEAVTGEMTVVWTLRPNA
- a CDS encoding DUF2191 domain-containing protein; its protein translation is MAKVDIGLDAELVVEVTVLAGVGSTQDPVEALVRHHDARGHRTGARVRRRDETLRGTDGAPPLPEG